A genomic stretch from Hoplias malabaricus isolate fHopMal1 chromosome 4, fHopMal1.hap1, whole genome shotgun sequence includes:
- the rhcgb gene encoding ammonium transporter Rh type C-like 2, translated as MGNCIVPYCDGPKSTKIRWTLPAICIVWECAMIILFGVFVRYDKEVDAHWPEYKIKKNLTDIDNDFYFRYPSFQDVHVMIFVGFGYLMTFLKRYSFGAVGFNFIVAAFGLQWALLMQGWFTHIDPTDGLIKIGVKNIINADFCTASCLISYGAVLGKVSPVQLMVMTLFEVTLFAVDEYIITEILHAKDSGGSMVIHVYGAYFGLALSWVLYRPNLKDSDRLIGSVYHSDVFAMIGTLFLWMFWPSFNSATCNHGDGQHRAAINTYLSLAACVLTTFAISSLYEKHGKLDMVHIQNATLAGGVAVGTAAEFMLMPYGSLIVGFFCGLISTLGYLFLTPFMEKKLKIHDTCGIHNLHGMPGVIGGIVGAISAAAATESVYGELGLRDTFDFTDSFKNRTPSMQGGFQAAALCVALCLGLGGGTFVGLILRMPLWGDPTDDNCFDDEVYWEVPEEDDNAEPVLQYTNHSVANKNAEITETRFTVEQH; from the exons ATGGGGAACTGCATCGTGCCCTACTGTGATGGGCCCAAAAGCACCAAAATCAGGTGGACTTTGCCAGCCATATGCATTGTGTGGGAATGTGCCATGATCATCCTCTTCGGCGTGTTCGTCCGATACGACAAAGAGGTGGACGCTCATTGGCCAgaatacaaaattaaaaaaaatctaacagaTATTGATAATGACTTCTATTTCAGGTACCCAA GTTTTCAGGATGTCCATGTCATGATTTTTGTGGGCTTTGGTTACCTCATGACGTTTCTGAAGCGCTACAGCTTTGGTGCCGTAGGCTTCAACTTCATTGTTGCAGCCTTTGGGCTTCAGTGGGCTCTACTCATGCAAGGCTGGTTTACCCACATCGACCCCACCGATGGGCTCATCAAAATTGGTGTGAAAAA CATCATCAATGCAGACTTTTGTACGGCTAGTTGTCTGATTTCATACGGAGCAGTACTGGGAAAAGTCAGCCCTGTGCAGCTGATGGTGATGACCCTGTTTGAGGTCACCTTGTTTGCTGTTGATGAATATATTATAACTGAAATCCTACAC GCTAAAGATTCCGGGGGTTCTATGGTGATCCATGTCTATGGAGCTTACTTTGGCCTGGCCTTGTCTTGGGTCCTTTATCGGCCAAACTTGAAGGACAGTGATCGGCTGATTGGGTCAGTCTACCATTCTGATGTGTTTGCCATGATTG GGACTCTGTTCCTGTGGATGTTCTGGCCCAGTTTTAATTCGGCCACTTGTAACCATGGAGATGGTCAACATAGAGCAGCCATTAACACCTACCTGTCCCTGGCCGCTTGTGTTCTCACCACCTTTGCCATCTCCAGTCTGTATGAGAAGCATGGAAAACTGGACATG GTACACATCCAGAATGCCACCCTAGCCGGGGGCGTTGCTGTAGGAACTGCTGCTGAGTTCATGCTAATGCCGTATGGGTCTCTAATAGTGGGATTCTTCTGTGGGCTCATCTCCACACTTGGATACTTATTTCTAACA CCCTTCATGGAAAAGAAGCTTAAGATCCATGACACATGCGGTATTCATAACCTTCACGGTATGCCTGGTGTCATAGGGGGCATTGTGGGAGCTATATCAGCTGCTGCAGCTACTGAATCTGTATATGGAGAATTAGG ATTGAGAGACACATTTGATTTTACTGATTCGTTCAAGAACAGGACTCCTTCGATGCAAGGTGGCTTCCAGGCAGCTGCACTGTGTGTGGCTTTGTGCTTGGGATTAGGAGGTGGAACATTTGTTG GTCTGATCTTGAGGATGCCACTGTGGGGAGATCCCACAGATGATAACTGCTTTGATGATGAAGTCTACTGGGAG gTGCCTGAAGAAGATGACAATGCTGAACCAGTTTTACAGTACACTAATCACTCAGTGGCCAACAAGAATGCAGAGAT AACTGAGACCCGCTTCACTGTAGAGCAGCACTAA